One Helicobacter cetorum MIT 00-7128 DNA window includes the following coding sequences:
- a CDS encoding DNA methyltransferase — protein sequence MTRKTDGFLSVKQASVFASEYLNKNVTSSNISYLIQYGLIKRYEIDKKTFIAQKDLVRYYQQYKDRRQNDYKTKLGDDLNWNLSFEHLKEKDTTKHVHRLHPYKGKFIPQLVEYFLDSHTDNFKKEVIFKEGDIILDPFCGSGTTLVQANELSMHAVGIDISSFNALISNAKIKEFDLKELDNELKKVTNSLKKYILKNSNLAFEKELLEELNAFNQQYFPSPEFKIKVRQKQINEKEYALIKEQEFNLIFKALQQKYQLKIRQDDTNSFLGQWYLEPVKKEIDFVFEELKQVKNKHFQGIISVILSRTLRSCRATTHSDLATLKEPVIKPYYCKKHGKICKPLFSIISWWERYCKDTLRRLKEFQPLRTDAVQICLQGDSRTIDIIKAIEKENEELATLVKKQKIRGIFSSPPYVGLIDYHNQHAYAYDLFNFERNDDLEIGPLFKGQGLLAKQSYIEAIAQVLNNVKQYLQIDYDIFLVANDKFNLYKEIAKKANMQIIKEYKRPVLNRTEIDKSAYAEIIFHLKEANGTK from the coding sequence TTGACAAGAAAAACAGATGGATTTCTGAGTGTAAAACAAGCGAGTGTTTTTGCAAGCGAATATCTGAATAAGAATGTTACCTCTTCTAATATTTCATACCTAATTCAATATGGACTAATTAAAAGGTATGAAATTGACAAGAAGACCTTCATAGCTCAAAAGGATTTGGTGCGGTATTATCAGCAATATAAAGATAGAAGGCAAAACGATTATAAAACTAAATTGGGCGATGATTTAAATTGGAATTTATCTTTTGAACATTTGAAAGAAAAAGACACTACAAAACATGTGCATAGATTACACCCCTATAAGGGTAAATTTATTCCTCAGCTCGTGGAGTATTTTTTAGATAGTCATACAGACAACTTTAAAAAGGAGGTTATTTTTAAAGAGGGCGATATCATTTTGGACCCTTTTTGTGGCAGTGGCACAACATTAGTTCAGGCTAATGAGCTAAGCATGCATGCTGTGGGTATAGATATTAGCTCATTTAATGCGCTCATTTCAAATGCGAAAATCAAAGAGTTTGATCTGAAAGAATTAGATAATGAATTAAAAAAAGTAACTAACTCTTTAAAAAAATATATTTTAAAAAATTCAAATCTAGCTTTTGAAAAAGAATTATTAGAAGAATTGAATGCTTTTAATCAGCAGTACTTTCCCTCGCCAGAATTTAAGATTAAGGTGAGACAAAAACAAATCAATGAAAAAGAATATGCTTTAATTAAAGAGCAAGAATTCAATCTAATCTTTAAAGCATTACAGCAAAAATATCAATTGAAAATTAGACAAGATGATACCAACTCTTTTTTAGGGCAATGGTATTTAGAGCCTGTTAAAAAAGAGATAGACTTTGTCTTTGAAGAGCTAAAACAAGTTAAAAATAAACATTTTCAAGGAATCATTAGTGTTATATTAAGCCGCACTTTAAGGAGTTGTCGTGCTACTACTCACTCAGATTTGGCTACTTTGAAAGAGCCTGTCATAAAACCTTATTATTGTAAAAAACACGGTAAAATTTGTAAGCCCTTATTCTCCATTATTTCTTGGTGGGAACGTTATTGTAAAGATACTTTAAGGCGTTTGAAAGAATTTCAGCCTTTAAGAACTGATGCTGTGCAAATTTGCTTACAAGGCGACAGCAGAACGATTGATATAATCAAGGCTATTGAAAAAGAAAATGAAGAATTGGCAACATTGGTTAAAAAGCAAAAAATTAGAGGAATTTTTTCCAGCCCGCCTTACGTGGGATTGATTGATTATCACAATCAACATGCCTACGCTTATGATTTATTTAATTTTGAGCGAAATGATGACTTAGAAATTGGTCCTTTATTTAAGGGACAAGGTTTGCTTGCAAAACAATCTTATATTGAGGCAATAGCACAAGTTTTAAATAATGTAAAACAATATTTACAAATTGATTACGATATATTTTTAGTAGCAAACGATAAATTTAATCTCTATAAAGAAATTGCAAAAAAAGCTAATATGCAAATTATCAAAGAATACAAACGCCCCGTATTAAATCGCACGGAAATTGATAAATCCGCTTATGCAGAGATTATTTTTCATCTAAAGGAAGCAAATGGCACTAAATGA
- a CDS encoding flagellar hook-basal body protein: protein MQNGYYAAAGAMVTQFNRLDLVSNNLANLNTNGFKRDDSITGDFLRLYQEHRDQLPLEDQTKEAAQYLNRNLNRVPILSEIYTDKSLGALQQTNNSLDFALTSPNLYFAVETPQGIAYTRNGGFSIDKEGFLVTQDGLKVLSRSGLNESGGIMMMSNAQIEVDKNGNINFRDNNELIQAGSLALVSFSEPKMLKKIGQNLYTYESKGIENVPNSGALRQFMLEKSNVNAVREMGALIEINRMLDMYSKVLKTHQDDMNAEAINKLATRA from the coding sequence ATGCAAAATGGATACTATGCTGCCGCAGGTGCTATGGTTACACAATTTAACCGCCTAGATTTAGTCTCTAATAATTTGGCTAATCTCAATACCAATGGCTTTAAAAGAGATGATAGCATTACAGGTGATTTTTTAAGATTGTATCAAGAACATAGAGACCAGCTCCCTCTAGAAGACCAAACCAAAGAGGCAGCACAATATCTCAATCGCAATCTTAATCGTGTGCCAATTTTATCAGAAATCTATACCGATAAGAGCCTAGGAGCTTTGCAACAAACAAATAATTCTTTAGACTTTGCTCTCACAAGCCCTAATTTATATTTTGCTGTAGAGACCCCACAAGGTATTGCTTATACAAGAAATGGGGGTTTTAGCATTGATAAAGAGGGCTTTTTGGTTACCCAAGATGGCTTGAAGGTGCTTTCACGCTCTGGATTAAATGAAAGTGGAGGCATTATGATGATGTCTAACGCACAAATTGAAGTGGATAAAAATGGCAACATTAATTTTAGGGATAATAACGAACTTATTCAAGCAGGCTCTCTAGCCTTAGTGAGTTTTAGCGAACCTAAAATGCTTAAAAAAATAGGGCAAAATCTCTATACCTATGAGAGCAAAGGGATTGAAAATGTGCCTAATTCTGGGGCTTTAAGACAATTTATGTTAGAAAAGAGCAATGTGAATGCGGTGCGTGAAATGGGTGCACTCATAGAAATTAACCGCATGTTAGATATGTATTCTAAAGTGCTTAAAACCCATCAAGATGATATGAATGCTGAGGCTATCAATAAGCTTGCTACAAGAGCTTGA
- the murC gene encoding UDP-N-acetylmuramate--L-alanine ligase: MLETPKVLLKNLQNCKIHFIGIGGIGISGLAKYLKAQGAKISGSDIASSPSVKALRALGVEINIPHNPNALKEQDVVIHSAIIKEDNIEIQRAKELEIPILSRKDALYSILKDKRVFSVCGAHGKSSITAMLSAICPTFGAIIGAHSKEFGSNVRESANNSLVFEADESDSSFLFSNPYCAIVPNTEPEHLEHYNHDLERFFFAYEYFLDHAKKRVIYKEDPFLKSYSKNAIVLEKKDIKNIQYILKDDEPYTSFELKNLGTFLVWGLGEHNATNASLAILSALDELNLEEIRSNLLNFKGIKKRFDILQKGALTLIDDYAHHPTEISATLKSASIYANLLNTQEKIIVIWQAHKYSRLMDNLEEFKKCFLEHCSRLIILPIYSASETKREIDLKEHFKHYNPTFIDRVRKKGDFLELLVNDEVLETIKKGFVIGFGAGDITYQLRGEM; encoded by the coding sequence ATGCTTGAAACCCCAAAAGTTTTATTAAAAAACCTACAAAATTGTAAAATCCACTTTATCGGCATAGGGGGCATTGGCATTTCAGGTTTAGCCAAATATCTTAAGGCTCAAGGTGCTAAAATTAGTGGCTCTGATATTGCTAGTAGCCCCAGCGTAAAGGCTTTAAGAGCCTTAGGGGTAGAGATTAATATCCCGCATAATCCAAATGCCTTAAAAGAACAAGATGTTGTGATTCATTCAGCCATTATCAAAGAAGACAATATAGAAATCCAAAGAGCTAAAGAATTAGAAATCCCTATTTTATCTCGTAAAGACGCTTTATATTCTATCCTTAAAGACAAGCGAGTTTTTAGCGTATGCGGTGCTCATGGTAAGAGTAGTATCACTGCCATGCTTAGTGCCATTTGTCCCACTTTTGGAGCCATTATTGGAGCGCATTCTAAAGAGTTTGGTTCTAATGTGCGAGAGAGTGCGAATAATAGCTTGGTTTTTGAAGCGGATGAAAGCGATTCAAGTTTCTTGTTTTCTAACCCCTATTGCGCGATTGTGCCAAATACCGAGCCAGAACATTTAGAGCATTATAACCACGATTTAGAGCGTTTTTTCTTCGCTTATGAATATTTTTTAGACCACGCTAAAAAAAGAGTAATCTACAAAGAAGACCCCTTTTTAAAAAGCTATTCTAAAAACGCCATAGTTTTAGAAAAAAAAGACATTAAAAATATTCAATATATTTTAAAAGATGATGAGCCTTATACTTCATTTGAGTTAAAAAACTTGGGGACTTTTCTTGTATGGGGACTAGGCGAACATAACGCTACTAATGCGAGTTTAGCGATTTTAAGCGCATTAGATGAATTAAATTTAGAAGAAATTAGAAGTAATCTATTAAATTTCAAAGGCATCAAAAAACGCTTTGATATTCTGCAAAAAGGCGCATTAACTCTCATTGATGATTATGCCCACCACCCTACAGAAATAAGTGCGACTTTAAAAAGCGCTTCAATCTATGCGAATTTGTTAAACACACAGGAAAAAATTATAGTCATTTGGCAAGCACACAAATACTCTCGCTTAATGGATAATTTAGAAGAGTTTAAAAAATGTTTTTTAGAACATTGCTCCAGATTGATTATTTTACCTATTTATAGCGCGAGCGAAACTAAGCGAGAAATTGATTTAAAAGAGCATTTTAAACACTATAACCCTACCTTTATAGATAGAGTGCGTAAAAAGGGAGATTTTTTAGAGCTTTTAGTCAATGATGAGGTACTAGAAACTATCAAAAAAGGCTTTGTTATAGGCTTTGGAGCGGGGGATATTACCTATCAATTAAGGGGTGAAATGTAA
- a CDS encoding AIPR family protein, with protein sequence MKTKLERYVGNFINDNFDKADQEKSDYLKFEWFVNSMHCFECSSQSYNQKTTIGKEISLGAAEGGDAFFLLVGNKIYSAKDNVDEINEEIKKNKNRAELHLIQVKKSSHAKLGDFKNFVEIPIKLIKKEGISEKQKELQMLANFIREILNDNPEAVFDFVLTFYTEKNENDIKRLREEWCEDIEYVKNRYVEYGEASIRLEGSLKLQNLYEKFISNDYKLIIDKSHAKLEDNYLIGFLSAEELLNCIAPETDNKRILYPDVFKNNIRLYLGNTEVNQKIEETLKEEPKKFHLYNNGLTITTKDTSEATRSFIVAPVNIVNGCQTANNIYNVFKEHSLNISNVKIPVKIIKASDDEYEKITIRTNTQNGISEKDLVSINDIQKDLENVLAKERFQGKTFLYKRQNAKENDNKADYIVKIDDVLRAFFSSVLYLPHKVSGYFDKTTSALLDIVFEDRLIKLYQIVVSLYKALNKYIEMQHPHFSRMRYHVFYLLYKFINKDIEIDNLEKYFVKDKVKKNFEELTNDELKKQDELINSIYSNLYQLNDKSKMDKIVDYLIDTLKEKYPDFIDIDTREKEKILYRTVDKTQRGEQLFKNFEENFNKNIEDIVNEIN encoded by the coding sequence ATGAAAACCAAGTTGGAACGATATGTAGGAAATTTTATCAATGATAATTTTGACAAAGCAGATCAGGAAAAATCAGATTATTTAAAATTTGAATGGTTTGTTAATTCCATGCATTGCTTTGAATGTTCTAGTCAATCCTATAATCAAAAAACAACAATAGGTAAAGAAATTTCATTGGGAGCTGCTGAGGGCGGAGATGCATTTTTCTTGCTTGTTGGAAATAAGATATATTCTGCAAAAGATAATGTTGATGAAATTAATGAAGAGATTAAAAAGAATAAAAATAGGGCTGAATTACACCTTATTCAAGTTAAAAAAAGTAGTCATGCAAAATTGGGAGATTTTAAGAATTTTGTAGAAATTCCTATAAAACTAATCAAAAAAGAGGGAATATCTGAGAAGCAAAAAGAATTACAGATGCTAGCTAACTTCATACGAGAAATCCTTAATGATAATCCAGAAGCAGTTTTTGATTTTGTGCTGACTTTTTACACTGAAAAGAATGAAAATGATATTAAACGTTTGAGAGAGGAGTGGTGTGAAGATATAGAATATGTTAAAAATAGATATGTCGAGTATGGAGAAGCGTCTATAAGGCTAGAAGGTTCACTGAAACTACAAAATTTGTATGAAAAATTTATTTCTAATGATTATAAGTTAATTATTGATAAATCACATGCTAAATTGGAGGATAATTATTTAATAGGTTTTTTAAGTGCAGAAGAATTACTTAATTGTATTGCTCCTGAAACTGATAACAAAAGGATTCTCTATCCTGATGTTTTTAAAAATAATATTAGATTGTATTTAGGTAATACGGAAGTGAATCAAAAGATTGAAGAAACATTAAAAGAGGAGCCCAAAAAATTTCATCTATACAATAATGGATTGACAATAACAACTAAAGATACAAGCGAAGCTACAAGAAGCTTTATTGTAGCTCCAGTTAATATTGTGAACGGATGTCAAACAGCAAATAACATATACAATGTGTTTAAAGAACATTCTTTAAATATTAGTAATGTAAAAATTCCTGTTAAAATAATCAAGGCCAGCGATGATGAATATGAAAAAATAACTATTAGAACAAACACCCAAAATGGTATTTCTGAAAAAGATTTGGTATCTATAAATGATATTCAAAAGGATTTAGAAAATGTTTTAGCTAAAGAAAGATTTCAGGGAAAGACCTTTTTGTATAAAAGACAAAATGCTAAGGAAAATGATAATAAGGCGGATTATATTGTGAAAATAGATGATGTTTTACGAGCATTTTTTTCTTCTGTTTTGTATCTCCCCCATAAGGTTTCAGGTTATTTTGATAAAACTACTAGTGCTTTGCTTGATATAGTGTTTGAGGATAGGCTTATCAAGTTATATCAAATAGTGGTTTCTTTATACAAGGCTTTAAACAAATATATTGAGATGCAACACCCACATTTTTCTAGAATGCGTTATCATGTATTCTATTTACTCTATAAATTTATAAATAAGGATATAGAGATAGATAATTTAGAAAAATACTTTGTAAAAGATAAAGTGAAGAAAAATTTTGAAGAATTGACAAATGATGAGCTAAAAAAACAAGATGAATTGATTAATAGTATTTATTCAAATCTATATCAATTAAATGATAAAAGTAAAATGGACAAGATTGTTGATTACTTAATTGATACCCTTAAAGAAAAGTATCCGGATTTTATAGATATTGATACCAGAGAAAAAGAAAAAATCTTGTATAGAACTGTGGATAAGACCCAACGAGGAGAGCAGTTATTCAAAAATTTTGAGGAAAATTTTAATAAAAATATTGAAGATATAGTTAATGAAATTAACTAA
- a CDS encoding succinyldiaminopimelate transaminase, with the protein MTFEPYPFERLRALFKDITPLKKGLDLGIGEPRFETPKFIQDTLKEHANSLNIYPKSAFEESLRRAQRSFFKRRFNIELKENELVSTLGSREVLFNFPSFVLFNHKNPTIAYPNPFYQIYEGASKFIKAKSILMPLTKENNFTPSLNEKELEEVNLVVLNSPNNPTGRTLSLEELIAWVKLALKYDFILINDECYSEIYEDVPPPSLLEASILANNKEFKNVLVVHSLSKRSSAPGLRSGFIAGDSHILEKYKSFRTYLGYTSANAIQKASEVAWLDEEHAKILRNIYANNLKLARKIFKDTLIYPNSFYVYLAVKNGESFAKMLYQNEGITTLPALYLGRNHIGTDYVRLALVYDTPLLEKPLEIIETYRENHA; encoded by the coding sequence ATGACATTTGAACCTTATCCTTTTGAACGATTAAGAGCCTTGTTTAAAGATATTACGCCTTTAAAAAAAGGGCTAGATTTAGGCATAGGCGAGCCACGATTTGAGACACCTAAATTCATTCAAGACACTCTAAAAGAACACGCTAATTCGCTTAATATCTATCCTAAAAGCGCGTTTGAAGAGAGCTTGAGAAGGGCTCAAAGAAGTTTTTTCAAACGCCGTTTCAATATAGAATTAAAAGAAAATGAATTAGTCTCTACGCTGGGTTCTAGGGAAGTGCTCTTTAATTTTCCTAGTTTTGTTTTATTCAATCATAAAAACCCTACGATTGCCTACCCTAATCCCTTTTATCAAATCTATGAAGGGGCAAGCAAATTTATTAAAGCAAAAAGCATTTTAATGCCTTTAACTAAAGAAAATAATTTTACTCCAAGCTTGAATGAAAAAGAGTTAGAAGAAGTCAATCTAGTCGTTTTAAATTCCCCTAATAATCCAACCGGAAGAACCCTTTCTTTAGAAGAGTTAATCGCTTGGGTCAAACTCGCCTTAAAATATGATTTTATTTTAATCAATGATGAATGTTATAGTGAAATCTATGAAGATGTGCCCCCCCCTTCGCTTTTAGAAGCTTCTATCCTTGCTAATAATAAAGAATTTAAAAATGTTTTGGTTGTCCATTCACTCTCCAAACGCTCTAGTGCTCCGGGTCTTAGAAGTGGCTTTATTGCAGGAGATAGCCATATCTTAGAAAAATACAAATCTTTTCGCACCTATTTAGGTTATACAAGCGCTAATGCAATCCAAAAGGCTAGTGAAGTCGCTTGGCTAGATGAAGAGCATGCAAAAATTTTGCGCAACATTTATGCCAACAATCTTAAACTAGCACGAAAAATTTTTAAAGACACACTCATTTATCCTAATAGCTTTTATGTGTATTTAGCGGTTAAAAATGGCGAAAGTTTTGCCAAAATGCTTTATCAAAACGAAGGCATTACAACCTTACCAGCCTTGTATTTAGGGCGTAATCATATCGGCACTGATTATGTGCGTTTAGCCCTTGTCTATGACACCCCCCTTTTAGAAAAGCCTTTAGAGATAATAGAAACTTATAGAGAAAATCATGCTTGA
- a CDS encoding TdeIII family type II restriction endonuclease — protein sequence MALNESVKEKIAIEVIKTLVSRFDNFPNEYSLNRNAPFHTAFLNAFKDEFCTKASDMEFFISLSSWMHGFNTTLGQSFFENIAHHISNGEKREYTSKRLGNLKISQTQRSNIAQIIANLSTSAQKPDLDYENKLLFCDYDDSKIDAMDFSADIFIEDDNAIYAIELKSVKPNSGEMRGEKQKILEGKAALFKKFPHKEIKFYIGFPFDPTINPKTEKVSGFNKDKFLKQIINMTKYFDKQEILVAQEFWDLLSGEKETMEQILEIINRISTTDFINNYCYLMDTSNRSYQKYQEILKNWFLISELELVQNDSIIKERIRGNQKLTGIYNKQIFENNGSKKGVYGFDRYNELKGLVSRGQKELNAED from the coding sequence ATGGCACTAAATGAAAGCGTGAAAGAAAAAATAGCTATAGAAGTTATTAAGACACTTGTTAGCAGATTTGATAATTTTCCTAACGAGTATTCTTTAAATAGAAATGCACCTTTTCATACAGCTTTTTTAAATGCGTTTAAAGATGAATTTTGCACTAAAGCCTCTGATATGGAATTTTTTATTTCATTAAGCAGTTGGATGCATGGATTTAACACAACACTTGGCCAATCTTTTTTTGAAAATATTGCTCATCATATCAGTAATGGCGAAAAAAGAGAATATACTTCTAAGCGACTAGGCAATTTAAAAATATCACAAACTCAAAGGAGCAATATTGCTCAAATTATCGCTAATTTAAGCACTTCTGCTCAAAAACCTGATTTGGACTATGAAAATAAATTGTTGTTTTGTGATTATGATGATTCAAAAATTGATGCGATGGATTTTTCAGCAGATATTTTTATTGAGGATGATAATGCCATTTATGCTATTGAGTTAAAGTCTGTAAAGCCAAATTCCGGTGAGATGAGGGGTGAAAAGCAAAAAATATTAGAGGGGAAGGCAGCCCTGTTTAAAAAATTTCCCCATAAGGAAATTAAGTTTTACATAGGATTTCCTTTTGACCCAACTATTAACCCAAAAACCGAAAAAGTAAGTGGTTTTAATAAAGATAAATTTTTAAAACAAATTATCAATATGACCAAGTATTTTGATAAACAAGAGATTTTAGTGGCTCAAGAATTTTGGGATCTCTTATCTGGTGAAAAAGAAACAATGGAACAAATTTTAGAAATCATTAATCGTATCTCAACTACTGATTTTATAAATAATTATTGCTACCTTATGGATACCTCTAATCGTTCTTATCAAAAATATCAAGAAATTTTAAAAAATTGGTTTTTGATTTCTGAATTAGAGTTAGTACAAAATGATTCAATTATTAAGGAAAGAATAAGAGGAAATCAAAAATTGACAGGAATATACAATAAGCAAATATTTGAGAATAATGGGAGCAAAAAAGGTGTGTATGGGTTTGATAGATATAATGAATTGAAAGGGTTGGTGTCAAGAGGACAGAAAGAATTAAATGCAGAAGATTGA
- a CDS encoding endonuclease MutS2 — protein sequence MNTSQKPLEESLDLKEFLALFKTFFAKESGITLENDLKQAFTYLNEVDTIGLPTPKSVRESELIFVKLAKFGTLHLDEIDEIVKRLRYIVILKNTFKNFTHLKFYERLNAIILPAFFDDLMHMLDDEGRIKEGANATLDALNESLNRLKKESAKIIQNYAHSKELAPYLVDTQSHLKHGYECLLLKSGFSSAIKGVVLERSSNGYFYLLPENAQKITQKITQVHNEIESCTLEICQTLSNSLQKHLLFLKFIFKEFDFLDSLQARLNFAKEYNLEFVMPSFTQKKLILENFSHPILKEPKPLNLKFEKSMLAVTGVNAGGKTMLLKSLLSAAFLSKYLIPMKINANKSVIPYFKEIHAIINDPQNSANNISTFAGRMKQFSTLLSQENMLLGVDEIELGTDADEASSLYKTLLEKLLKQNNKIIITTHHKRLSVLMAENKEVELLAALYDEEKERPTYTFLKGVIGKSYAFETALRYGVPHFLIKDAKAFYGEDKERLNVLIENSSTLERELKQKNESLENALKEQENLKNAWLLEVEKQKEMFQKKKLELEKSYQQALNLLKSEVALKNTSSMHKEIQKANEILNQHKKSFEKEKNITSFQVHEKARYKNESVLIIQTLDKGYYSIETELGMRLKVHGSLLKKIQKPQNKIKQNKIKPTPTIIPKPKEASLRIDLRGQRTEEALDLLDAFLNNALLGGFEEVLICHGKGSGILEKFVKEFLKKHPKVSSFSDAPINLGGSGVKIVKL from the coding sequence ATGAATACTTCACAAAAACCCCTAGAAGAAAGCCTAGATTTAAAAGAGTTTCTCGCTCTTTTTAAAACTTTTTTTGCAAAAGAAAGTGGTATTACTTTAGAAAATGATTTGAAACAAGCTTTCACTTACTTAAATGAAGTGGATACGATTGGCTTACCTACCCCAAAAAGTGTGAGAGAGAGTGAGCTTATTTTTGTCAAACTCGCTAAGTTTGGCACACTCCATTTAGATGAAATTGATGAGATTGTCAAAAGATTGCGCTACATCGTCATTCTAAAAAATACTTTTAAAAATTTCACGCATTTAAAATTTTATGAACGCCTTAACGCTATTATTCTACCCGCTTTTTTTGATGATTTAATGCACATGCTTGATGATGAAGGCAGAATTAAAGAAGGGGCTAATGCCACGCTAGATGCTTTAAATGAGAGCTTAAATCGCCTTAAAAAAGAGAGTGCAAAAATCATTCAAAATTACGCCCATTCTAAAGAGCTTGCCCCTTATTTAGTGGATACTCAAAGCCACCTTAAGCATGGCTATGAATGCCTTTTATTAAAGAGTGGGTTTTCTAGTGCGATTAAAGGCGTTGTGCTAGAAAGAAGTAGCAATGGTTATTTTTATCTCTTGCCTGAAAACGCTCAAAAAATCACGCAAAAAATCACGCAAGTTCATAACGAAATAGAAAGTTGCACCCTTGAAATTTGTCAAACTTTAAGTAATAGCCTACAAAAACACCTTTTATTTTTAAAATTCATTTTCAAAGAATTTGACTTTTTAGATAGCTTACAAGCTCGGCTAAATTTTGCTAAAGAATATAATTTAGAATTTGTCATGCCAAGTTTTACGCAAAAAAAATTGATTTTAGAAAACTTTTCACACCCCATTCTAAAAGAGCCAAAGCCCCTAAACTTGAAGTTTGAAAAATCCATGCTCGCTGTAACAGGCGTGAATGCTGGCGGAAAAACCATGCTTTTAAAATCGCTTTTAAGCGCGGCTTTTTTAAGCAAGTATCTCATTCCTATGAAAATTAATGCTAACAAGTCTGTTATCCCTTATTTTAAAGAAATTCACGCCATTATTAATGACCCCCAAAATAGTGCGAACAATATCTCTACTTTTGCTGGCAGAATGAAGCAATTTAGCACTCTTTTATCCCAAGAGAACATGCTCTTAGGCGTTGATGAAATTGAGCTAGGAACCGATGCTGATGAAGCAAGCAGTTTGTATAAAACCTTGCTAGAAAAGTTGCTCAAACAAAACAATAAAATCATTATTACCACACACCACAAACGCCTAAGCGTTTTAATGGCAGAGAATAAAGAAGTGGAATTACTAGCCGCTCTTTATGATGAAGAAAAAGAACGCCCCACTTACACCTTTTTGAAAGGTGTTATAGGCAAAAGCTATGCGTTTGAAACAGCTCTTCGCTATGGTGTGCCACACTTTTTAATTAAAGATGCTAAGGCATTTTATGGCGAAGATAAAGAAAGATTAAATGTTTTGATTGAAAATTCAAGCACATTAGAAAGAGAGCTGAAACAAAAAAATGAGAGCTTAGAGAACGCCTTAAAAGAGCAAGAAAATCTGAAAAACGCATGGCTTTTAGAAGTTGAAAAACAAAAAGAAATGTTTCAAAAGAAAAAACTTGAATTAGAAAAATCCTATCAACAAGCCTTAAATTTATTAAAAAGTGAAGTCGCTTTAAAAAATACCAGCTCTATGCATAAAGAAATCCAAAAAGCTAACGAGATTTTAAACCAGCATAAGAAGAGCTTTGAAAAAGAAAAAAATATAACGAGTTTTCAAGTGCATGAAAAAGCACGCTATAAAAATGAAAGCGTGCTCATTATTCAAACGCTAGATAAAGGCTATTACTCCATAGAAACAGAGCTTGGCATGCGTTTGAAAGTGCATGGAAGTTTATTAAAAAAAATTCAAAAACCCCAAAATAAGATTAAGCAAAACAAGATTAAACCAACCCCAACGATTATTCCTAAGCCCAAAGAGGCGAGCTTACGCATTGATTTAAGGGGACAACGCACTGAAGAAGCTTTGGATTTACTAGACGCCTTTTTAAATAACGCTCTTTTAGGGGGCTTTGAAGAAGTGCTAATCTGTCATGGTAAAGGAAGTGGGATTTTAGAAAAATTTGTGAAAGAATTTTTGAAAAAACACCCCAAGGTTAGTAGCTTTAGCGATGCCCCTATAAATTTAGGCGGTAGTGGGGTTAAAATCGTTAAATTATGA
- a CDS encoding HpaA family protein gives MLFGIKMGLLLGVVMTQFYGCLSHQGMFAPPNLDLNYTLQNKKSLAHNPSIALAPIEFSFKDSKISPYYSKQYALALKKGVQKILKNQGYEVLKKPHRTFKTLFAKLNVPKESPFLKLKIQAHLKLDFKQVGFMQEENANKSFILLAKGSILLDFNHNQEKLGTLAVPIETKVFMPKLDDSIETYAYVRGKEDADNNANIKQALSQIYHFIMQSLEERLDQQTLITLTKPSSNKEKIKHL, from the coding sequence GTGTTATTTGGAATCAAAATGGGGTTATTGCTTGGTGTTGTGATGACACAATTTTATGGTTGTTTGAGTCATCAAGGCATGTTTGCGCCCCCTAATTTAGATTTAAATTACACTCTTCAAAATAAAAAATCTTTAGCTCATAATCCTAGTATTGCATTAGCGCCTATTGAATTTAGTTTCAAAGATTCAAAAATTAGCCCTTACTATTCCAAGCAATATGCTCTAGCATTAAAAAAGGGCGTTCAAAAAATTTTAAAAAACCAAGGTTATGAAGTTCTAAAAAAGCCCCATAGGACATTTAAGACTCTTTTTGCAAAATTAAATGTGCCAAAAGAATCTCCCTTTTTAAAGCTCAAAATTCAAGCGCATTTAAAATTGGATTTTAAGCAAGTAGGATTTATGCAAGAAGAGAATGCCAATAAGAGCTTTATTTTGCTTGCCAAGGGGTCTATCTTGTTAGATTTTAATCATAATCAAGAAAAATTAGGAACTTTAGCTGTGCCTATAGAAACTAAAGTATTTATGCCAAAACTTGATGATAGCATTGAAACTTATGCGTATGTTAGAGGAAAAGAAGATGCTGATAATAATGCCAATATTAAGCAAGCGCTTAGCCAAATTTATCATTTTATTATGCAAAGCTTAGAGGAAAGATTAGACCAACAAACTTTAATTACTCTTACTAAGCCTTCTAGCAATAAAGAAAAAATCAAACACCTTTAG